One genomic region from Leptospira tipperaryensis encodes:
- the ggt gene encoding gamma-glutamyltransferase yields MKQKYVRIILILLLISCKEVPLSIEGKQVSTDLLVTPSNQRKHTDYFSESKNLMIASDSPEATAAGIEVGKLGGNVVDVVVATSFAISVTRPHSTGLGGGGFLVLYLKEFSEPIAFDFRERAPSAASRNMYKRKPKEDSLFGFRAVGVPGNVAGLIQIQKRFGKLPLKSIIAPAIRLAENGFPVYADLFSAIQKSSKDMDEEMKGIFLPKGKVPEVGSLLVQKDLANTLKLISETGEREFYHGKIAESIVNSMKKNGGLISSQDLKGFRVIEKKTLKSSYRDYTIYTMPPPSSGVHLLTMLSMVETKPLKELYDKDAAGYYHFITEAMRRGYADRAILGGDPQFTKIPIDRLLSKKYAEEKITDFDPKQASSSSSFLKELNFSVESPQTTHISVMDKDGNVASTTQSINFRFGASVVVPGYGIVLNDTMDDFSRAPGEPNVYGLIGAEANSILPKKTPLSSMSPTLVFKGNQAFLATGAPGGSYIVNAVLQSLIYNLDFKLTLYESVARGRVHHQFFPDAVFIEKSVNERNVFDGLSARKHDIRIAPNFAKLFSVKRENGMLYGASDPRGEGATGGL; encoded by the coding sequence ATGAAACAAAAATACGTACGTATCATACTGATACTTCTCCTTATTTCGTGTAAGGAAGTTCCGCTTTCGATCGAAGGAAAGCAAGTTTCCACAGACTTACTCGTAACTCCTTCCAATCAAAGAAAACATACCGATTATTTTAGCGAGAGTAAAAATCTGATGATCGCATCCGATTCTCCCGAAGCCACCGCGGCTGGGATCGAAGTGGGAAAGTTAGGCGGAAATGTCGTGGACGTTGTCGTCGCTACTTCCTTTGCGATCTCCGTGACGAGACCCCATTCGACCGGTTTGGGAGGAGGCGGTTTTCTCGTTCTCTATCTAAAAGAATTTTCGGAACCGATTGCGTTTGATTTTAGAGAAAGGGCGCCGAGCGCGGCCTCCCGCAATATGTATAAAAGAAAACCGAAAGAGGATTCTCTTTTTGGATTTCGTGCGGTTGGTGTTCCGGGTAACGTGGCCGGTCTGATTCAGATTCAAAAACGTTTTGGTAAACTCCCGCTCAAGTCAATCATAGCTCCTGCGATTCGTTTAGCGGAGAATGGTTTTCCGGTTTACGCGGATCTTTTTTCTGCGATTCAAAAATCATCCAAGGACATGGACGAGGAAATGAAAGGAATTTTTCTTCCCAAGGGTAAGGTTCCCGAAGTCGGTTCCTTGCTCGTCCAAAAAGATCTCGCCAATACTCTAAAACTAATTTCCGAAACCGGAGAAAGAGAGTTCTATCACGGTAAAATCGCAGAATCGATCGTGAACTCGATGAAGAAAAACGGAGGTCTGATTTCTTCCCAAGATTTGAAAGGTTTTCGAGTGATTGAAAAGAAAACGCTGAAGTCGTCTTACAGAGATTATACGATCTATACGATGCCTCCTCCTTCTTCCGGCGTTCATCTTCTTACGATGTTGTCCATGGTCGAAACAAAACCTCTGAAGGAATTGTATGACAAGGACGCGGCCGGTTATTATCATTTTATTACGGAAGCGATGCGTAGAGGATATGCGGACCGAGCGATTCTCGGCGGAGATCCGCAGTTTACAAAGATTCCGATCGATCGACTTCTATCAAAAAAATACGCGGAAGAAAAAATTACTGACTTTGATCCAAAGCAGGCTTCGAGCAGCTCCTCTTTTTTAAAAGAATTAAACTTTAGCGTAGAATCTCCGCAAACCACTCATATTTCCGTGATGGACAAGGATGGAAACGTTGCTTCGACAACTCAATCCATCAACTTTCGTTTCGGAGCTTCGGTCGTAGTTCCCGGTTATGGGATCGTCTTAAACGATACGATGGATGATTTCAGCCGTGCTCCCGGGGAACCGAATGTCTATGGACTTATCGGTGCGGAAGCGAATTCCATTCTTCCTAAAAAAACTCCACTGAGTAGTATGTCTCCGACTCTTGTTTTTAAAGGCAATCAAGCCTTTTTGGCTACGGGAGCTCCGGGTGGTTCTTATATTGTGAATGCAGTTTTACAGTCTTTGATCTATAATTTGGATTTTAAGCTGACCCTGTATGAATCGGTGGCGAGAGGGAGAGTGCATCATCAATTCTTTCCCGATGCGGTCTTTATCGAAAAGTCGGTGAACGAACGAAACGTTTTCGACGGACTTTCCGCGAGAAAACACGATATACGAATCGCACCGAACTTTGCAAAATTATTCTCGGTCAAAAGAGAGAATGGAATGCTCTACGGAGCTTCCGATCCACGTGGAGAAGGGGCCACAGGCGGACTTTGA
- the gshA gene encoding glutamate--cysteine ligase, producing the protein MKTKEFTQSKLDEVSLEILLRHAVKAKHGLEKESMRVNPDGTLARTPHPEHLGSSLTNHYIKTDFAEPQLEYATHPRPRIEANIRELQDLHIYTIRKLNNELIWPFSMPPILPEDENDIPLGQYGSSASGKWKTIYRHGLGLRYGRRMQTISGVHYNFSFSNIFLRQFLGKDVSNFTKEEISSLYLHVIRNFMRRVHYLTYLTGSSSVFDSTFLPNPGDLKFERHKNFTMYSPYATSLRMSEIGYTSKVQDTLGIHYNSLAEYVDRMCYAVHTPYEKYESFPRTPDAQLNPNYLQIENEFYSPVRPKQVPKGDERPLDALLRRGIEYIEIRSLDIDPYSPLGVCRHNLAFTQLILLDSLLTPSPSIDAEENEIQKENLSKVIWEGRKPDLKIRVGNSEKNFQQTGAEYSESLRHYAKILDLHTGRKAYQEAIDFQIRKWRNPDKTPSGKLLCEILKRGIEFRDKGMELARENRRALSYMEYSPGTLMKIEKESQRSFQEKEQLEKEESQTHYPTVKLCNH; encoded by the coding sequence TTGAAAACAAAAGAATTTACTCAATCAAAGCTAGACGAGGTTTCTCTGGAAATTCTTTTACGCCACGCGGTAAAAGCAAAACACGGATTGGAAAAAGAAAGTATGCGAGTCAATCCGGATGGAACCCTCGCAAGAACTCCCCATCCGGAACATCTCGGTTCCAGTCTTACCAATCACTATATCAAAACCGATTTCGCCGAACCACAACTCGAGTACGCCACTCATCCTCGTCCTCGAATCGAAGCCAATATTCGAGAATTACAAGATCTGCATATATATACGATCCGAAAATTAAACAACGAGTTGATCTGGCCTTTTAGCATGCCTCCGATTTTACCGGAAGACGAAAACGACATCCCGCTCGGACAATACGGGAGTTCCGCTTCCGGTAAATGGAAGACGATCTATCGCCACGGACTCGGGCTTCGTTACGGAAGAAGAATGCAGACGATTTCGGGAGTTCACTATAACTTCTCTTTCTCCAATATATTCTTGAGACAATTTTTAGGAAAGGACGTGTCCAATTTTACAAAGGAAGAAATCTCTTCTTTGTATTTGCACGTTATCCGAAACTTCATGAGAAGGGTTCACTATTTGACCTATCTCACCGGATCTTCTTCCGTTTTCGATTCCACCTTCCTCCCCAATCCCGGGGATCTTAAATTTGAAAGACATAAGAATTTTACGATGTATTCTCCCTATGCGACTTCCCTTCGTATGAGCGAGATCGGTTACACGAGCAAAGTTCAGGATACATTAGGAATTCATTATAATTCTTTGGCGGAATACGTGGATCGTATGTGTTACGCGGTTCACACTCCGTATGAGAAGTATGAATCCTTTCCAAGAACTCCGGATGCTCAGCTCAATCCGAATTATCTTCAGATCGAAAACGAGTTCTATTCCCCCGTACGTCCGAAACAAGTTCCAAAAGGTGATGAAAGACCTCTGGATGCGCTTTTAAGAAGGGGAATCGAATATATAGAAATTCGATCCTTGGACATCGATCCGTATTCTCCTTTGGGGGTTTGTAGACACAATCTCGCGTTCACTCAGTTGATTCTTCTGGATTCTCTTTTGACTCCGTCGCCTTCCATCGACGCGGAGGAGAACGAAATTCAAAAAGAAAATCTGAGTAAGGTGATTTGGGAAGGAAGAAAACCCGATTTGAAAATCAGGGTCGGAAATTCCGAAAAGAACTTTCAACAAACGGGTGCAGAATATTCGGAATCCTTGAGACACTACGCGAAAATTTTGGATCTCCACACAGGAAGAAAGGCCTATCAAGAAGCGATCGACTTTCAGATTCGGAAATGGAGGAATCCTGATAAAACTCCTTCCGGAAAATTGTTATGCGAAATCCTAAAACGTGGAATCGAATTTAGAGATAAGGGAATGGAACTCGCGAGGGAAAATCGAAGAGCCCTTTCTTATATGGAATATTCTCCGGGAACCCTTATGAAGATCGAAAAGGAATCGCAGAGATCCTTTCAAGAAAAAGAACAATTAGAGAAAGAAGAATCTCAAACCCACTATCCCACAGTCAAACTATGCAATCACTGA
- the gshAB gene encoding bifunctional glutamate--cysteine ligase GshA/glutathione synthetase GshB encodes MQSLKLKSGEFISPDIFTLKDFEDLEISTQIVIRDALNRGLEVEILDRKNHFLRLKNSSGHVQYVKEASKTVLDSYMTFLVMENKTISKIVMDEAGLQVPAGDSFGEPEPALSFWEIHNEKKMVVKPVTTNFGIGITILPPKASVEDAKKAIKIAFNHSESVIVEEFAEGNEYRFLVIGDETVAVCNRIPANVTGDGKHTIEELVALKNEDPRRGVGHVTPLEKIQLGDTELDVLEQAHLTKDFIPANEQKVFLRKNSNISTGGDSIDVTDLADSYYKDLAVKAAKSVGAKICGVDIILKDLETKGDYRILELNFNPVLYIHNYPYEGKNRDVGNKILTLLGF; translated from the coding sequence ATGCAATCACTGAAATTGAAATCGGGAGAATTTATCTCACCCGATATTTTCACACTAAAAGATTTCGAAGATCTGGAAATTTCCACTCAGATCGTGATCCGAGACGCCCTCAATCGAGGTCTCGAAGTTGAAATTTTGGATCGAAAGAATCATTTTCTTCGGTTAAAAAATTCTTCCGGACACGTTCAATACGTAAAGGAAGCTTCCAAGACGGTACTCGATTCTTATATGACCTTTCTCGTGATGGAGAATAAAACGATTTCAAAAATCGTAATGGATGAAGCGGGTCTTCAAGTTCCTGCGGGAGATAGTTTCGGCGAACCCGAACCCGCACTTTCGTTTTGGGAAATTCATAATGAAAAGAAGATGGTCGTAAAACCGGTCACTACAAATTTCGGAATTGGAATCACCATTCTTCCTCCCAAAGCCTCGGTAGAGGACGCGAAAAAAGCGATCAAAATCGCCTTCAATCATTCCGAATCCGTAATCGTGGAAGAATTTGCGGAAGGAAATGAGTATCGTTTTTTAGTGATCGGTGATGAAACCGTTGCCGTTTGCAATCGGATTCCGGCTAACGTGACGGGCGACGGTAAACATACGATAGAAGAACTCGTCGCTTTAAAAAACGAAGATCCGAGACGCGGAGTTGGACACGTAACTCCTCTCGAAAAAATTCAACTCGGAGATACGGAACTCGACGTTCTGGAGCAGGCTCACCTCACGAAAGATTTTATTCCCGCAAACGAACAAAAAGTTTTCCTTCGAAAAAATTCCAATATCAGTACGGGTGGAGATTCGATCGACGTAACGGATCTCGCAGATTCTTATTATAAGGATCTTGCGGTAAAGGCAGCGAAGTCGGTGGGAGCGAAAATCTGCGGAGTGGATATCATCCTGAAAGATTTGGAAACAAAGGGAGATTATAGAATCCTGGAGTTGAACTTCAACCCCGTCTTATACATTCATAACTATCCGTATGAAGGCAAAAACAGGGACGTTGGAAATAAAATATTAACGCTCTTGGGTTTTTAA
- a CDS encoding glutathione S-transferase N-terminal domain-containing protein, protein MKLYHFLTCPYCAYVREEFSKMGLVPGKDYELVEASRGTPGRDEVVRLGGKSQVPFLVDGNTQMYESRDIVTYVKKKLAS, encoded by the coding sequence ATAAAACTCTACCACTTTCTTACCTGTCCATACTGCGCCTATGTTCGAGAAGAATTTTCGAAGATGGGTTTGGTGCCTGGAAAGGATTATGAACTTGTAGAAGCGAGCCGGGGAACCCCCGGCCGAGATGAAGTCGTTCGACTCGGCGGAAAGAGTCAGGTTCCTTTTCTCGTAGACGGTAACACTCAGATGTATGAATCCAGAGATATCGTAACCTACGTAAAAAAGAAACTGGCTTCTTAA
- the grxD gene encoding Grx4 family monothiol glutaredoxin, with protein sequence MNDAAKQKIEELIGSDKVFLFMKGTPEAPMCGFSAGVANVLRSLGIQYGSFNVLSDEVIRQGIKDFANWPTIPQLYINGEFVGGHDIVVEMAKSGDLQKKVGTIPA encoded by the coding sequence ATGAACGACGCAGCAAAACAGAAGATAGAAGAATTGATCGGTTCCGATAAGGTTTTCCTTTTTATGAAAGGAACTCCGGAAGCGCCTATGTGCGGCTTTTCAGCCGGGGTTGCCAACGTCCTCAGAAGTTTGGGAATTCAATACGGTTCCTTTAACGTTTTGTCCGACGAGGTGATTCGTCAAGGAATCAAGGACTTCGCAAACTGGCCGACGATTCCTCAGTTGTATATCAATGGAGAATTTGTAGGCGGTCATGACATCGTTGTTGAGATGGCGAAGTCAGGCGATCTTCAGAAAAAAGTGGGAACCATCCCTGCATGA
- a CDS encoding BolA/IbaG family iron-sulfur metabolism protein, giving the protein MTIDEIKNKIESGLPDSKVTILDPYQDGVHIKAVVIYKGFEGKSILEQHRMVYETLKEELKQEVHALALETRTQE; this is encoded by the coding sequence ATGACAATCGATGAAATTAAAAATAAAATAGAATCCGGTCTTCCCGATTCTAAGGTTACCATCTTGGATCCCTATCAAGATGGAGTACATATCAAGGCAGTTGTGATTTACAAAGGATTTGAAGGTAAATCCATTTTAGAACAACATAGAATGGTCTATGAAACTCTAAAAGAAGAACTAAAACAAGAAGTGCACGCGCTTGCACTGGAAACGAGGACACAAGAATGA
- a CDS encoding BolA family protein, with product MSIQEEIRFRLSQELRPSKLEVVDFSEEHSGHAGNPENKAEGTHIKIVLISSAFLGKSKVEQHRMVYSILQPWIDAGLHAIVLETGESE from the coding sequence ATGAGCATACAAGAAGAAATACGGTTTCGACTTTCACAAGAGCTCCGTCCTTCGAAACTGGAAGTTGTCGATTTCAGCGAGGAACACTCGGGTCATGCGGGAAATCCGGAAAACAAAGCGGAAGGAACTCATATAAAAATCGTATTGATTTCTTCCGCTTTTTTAGGCAAATCCAAGGTGGAACAACACAGGATGGTCTATTCCATTCTACAACCTTGGATCGACGCCGGGCTCCACGCGATCGTGCTCGAAACCGGAGAATCCGAGTAA
- a CDS encoding ABC transporter permease: protein MTLIEKYNAFKTIVIKETVRILRIWVQTLIPPGITITLYFIIFGKLVGSQIGNIGDHTYIQFIVPGLVMMSVIINSYNNVVSSFFGAKFQKNIEELLVSPTPASLIVLGYTIGGVIRGILVGILVIAISLFFTELEVYNFPMLITTVILSSLLFSLGGFLNALFAKKFDDVTIIPTFILTPLTYLGGVFYSIQMLPPFWQNVSKLNPILYMVNAFRFGFLGVSDIHPGFALLMIAMATLVLYILSVFLLRRGTGIRN, encoded by the coding sequence ATGACCTTAATAGAAAAATACAACGCATTTAAGACGATCGTAATCAAAGAAACAGTTCGTATCTTAAGAATTTGGGTGCAAACACTCATTCCTCCGGGAATCACGATCACACTTTACTTTATCATCTTTGGAAAGTTAGTCGGTTCTCAGATCGGAAACATCGGAGATCACACGTATATTCAGTTTATCGTTCCGGGTCTCGTGATGATGTCCGTGATCATCAATTCGTATAACAACGTAGTCTCCTCCTTTTTTGGAGCCAAGTTTCAGAAGAATATCGAAGAGTTACTCGTCTCCCCGACTCCCGCTTCTTTGATCGTCCTCGGTTATACGATCGGAGGTGTTATTCGTGGAATTCTTGTGGGAATTCTCGTGATCGCAATTTCACTTTTTTTTACTGAATTAGAAGTTTATAATTTTCCAATGTTGATTACTACGGTGATCCTGAGTTCTCTTCTATTTTCGTTGGGAGGATTTTTAAACGCACTCTTCGCGAAAAAATTCGACGACGTTACGATCATTCCTACGTTTATCCTTACGCCTCTAACTTATTTGGGCGGGGTTTTTTATTCGATCCAAATGCTTCCCCCTTTCTGGCAAAATGTGTCAAAGCTCAATCCGATTCTTTATATGGTAAACGCGTTTCGATTTGGATTTCTCGGGGTCAGCGATATTCATCCGGGATTTGCTCTTTTGATGATCGCGATGGCAACCTTGGTTCTCTACATTCTTTCCGTATTCTTACTGCGAAGAGGAACCGGAATTCGAAATTGA
- a CDS encoding ABC transporter ATP-binding protein, which produces MKFALQIENLVKTYSGGVTALKGISLNVESGDFFALLGPNGAGKSTTIGILSSLVNKTSGRVQIFDADIDVDLAKAKSYIGVVPQEFNFNIFERVDQIVINQGGYYGMDRKLAAERAEGYLQQLGLYEKRKETAGRLSGGMKRRLMIARALIHNPKILILDEPTAGVDIELRRSLWEYLQKLNASGITVILTTHYLEEAESLCRNIAIIDQGQIVENTSMKDLLQKLDQETFILDFTGHLNSHRSAPGIEIKQIDNSTLEVSIFADASLNDLFKLLDQNGIKISSMRNKSNRLEELFLKLVEKKL; this is translated from the coding sequence ATGAAATTTGCTCTGCAAATTGAAAACTTAGTCAAAACCTATTCCGGCGGGGTCACGGCGCTCAAAGGAATCAGCTTAAACGTGGAAAGCGGAGATTTTTTTGCGCTTCTCGGTCCAAACGGCGCCGGAAAATCCACAACGATCGGAATTCTCAGTTCCTTAGTGAACAAAACTTCCGGAAGAGTTCAAATTTTTGACGCGGACATCGATGTCGATTTAGCAAAAGCAAAATCTTATATCGGAGTCGTTCCTCAGGAATTTAACTTCAATATCTTTGAAAGAGTCGATCAGATCGTCATCAATCAAGGCGGCTACTACGGAATGGATCGGAAGCTGGCCGCGGAACGCGCAGAAGGTTATCTGCAACAACTCGGGTTGTATGAAAAACGAAAAGAAACTGCAGGTAGACTTTCCGGCGGAATGAAACGAAGATTGATGATAGCAAGGGCACTCATTCACAATCCAAAAATTCTTATCTTGGACGAACCTACCGCGGGAGTTGATATCGAACTCAGACGTTCTCTTTGGGAATACCTCCAAAAGCTCAACGCCTCCGGGATCACGGTCATCTTGACGACTCACTATTTGGAAGAAGCCGAAAGTCTTTGTAGAAATATCGCGATCATCGATCAGGGTCAGATCGTCGAAAACACTTCGATGAAAGACCTTCTTCAAAAACTGGATCAAGAAACGTTCATCTTGGATTTTACGGGGCATCTGAATTCGCATCGAAGCGCACCAGGAATCGAAATCAAACAAATAGACAATTCCACTCTGGAAGTTTCTATTTTTGCGGACGCTTCTCTAAACGATCTTTTCAAACTTCTGGATCAAAACGGAATCAAGATCAGCAGCATGAGAAATAAATCCAACCGTCTGGAAGAACTCTTCCTCAAACTGGTGGAGAAAAAACTATGA
- a CDS encoding dihydrolipoyl dehydrogenase, whose translation MKQYDIIVIGTGGGTKLVTPPSKLGYKVAVIEKETPGGTCLNRGCIPSKMLIYPAEILTLAKHSEKFQITFPEKPIVDFKTLVERVSKTVDEESASIVPAYEKNPNIDYIQGTATFVSDRIIRVNGEELTAERIFIAAGARPSLPNIPGLAGTPYMTSREALRRTELPKSLIVIGGGFIALELGFAYSAFGSDVTFLVRNRMLKNEDSDVVDEFERVFTKEQKVLLHSTIQKVEYKENRFYLDVTVDGKQSRLESEALLVATGIQPNSDLLGLSNTKIQTDKNGYIQVDEYLETTVPGVYALGDIIGKYFYRHSVNFEGEFLYRTLYQEKQKSPIEYPPVPHAVFTHPQVAKVGKTEEELKALGIDYIAAKNPYSSSATGMARLSDSGFIKILVEKKTRKVLGAHAIGDEASDVIHLLILLITMKGTIDDLLKMIYIHPALPEIARNAARKANEILQTT comes from the coding sequence ATGAAACAATATGATATCATCGTAATCGGAACGGGCGGAGGGACAAAGCTGGTCACCCCTCCTTCCAAACTCGGCTATAAGGTCGCAGTGATCGAAAAAGAAACTCCGGGAGGAACCTGTCTCAACCGAGGTTGTATTCCTTCTAAGATGTTGATCTATCCCGCTGAAATTTTAACTCTCGCAAAACATTCCGAAAAATTTCAGATTACGTTTCCGGAAAAGCCGATCGTAGATTTCAAAACCCTCGTGGAAAGAGTTTCCAAAACCGTGGACGAAGAATCCGCTTCCATCGTTCCCGCATATGAAAAGAATCCGAACATAGACTATATCCAAGGTACGGCAACTTTTGTTTCCGATCGTATCATCCGCGTTAACGGAGAGGAACTGACCGCGGAAAGAATTTTTATCGCGGCGGGAGCAAGACCTTCTCTTCCAAACATCCCCGGTTTGGCAGGAACTCCTTATATGACAAGCCGTGAGGCGCTTCGAAGAACCGAACTTCCGAAATCGTTGATCGTAATCGGAGGCGGTTTTATCGCCTTAGAATTGGGTTTCGCCTATTCCGCGTTTGGTTCCGACGTTACCTTTTTGGTTCGGAATCGAATGCTGAAAAACGAAGATTCGGACGTCGTAGACGAATTCGAAAGAGTTTTTACAAAAGAACAAAAAGTTTTACTACATTCTACCATTCAAAAAGTAGAATATAAGGAAAATCGATTTTATCTCGATGTTACCGTGGACGGAAAACAATCTCGTTTAGAATCGGAAGCTCTTCTCGTCGCAACCGGCATTCAACCGAATTCGGATCTACTCGGACTTTCCAATACAAAAATTCAGACTGATAAAAACGGTTATATTCAAGTAGACGAATATTTGGAAACGACGGTTCCCGGTGTTTATGCCCTCGGAGATATCATCGGAAAATACTTTTACAGACATTCGGTCAACTTCGAGGGAGAATTTCTGTATCGAACCTTGTATCAGGAAAAGCAAAAATCTCCGATCGAATATCCTCCGGTTCCGCACGCGGTCTTCACACATCCTCAGGTGGCAAAAGTCGGAAAGACGGAGGAAGAACTAAAAGCATTAGGAATCGATTATATCGCAGCGAAAAATCCTTACAGCTCCAGCGCGACCGGAATGGCGAGACTTTCCGATTCCGGATTTATCAAAATTCTCGTAGAAAAAAAAACGAGAAAAGTTTTGGGAGCTCACGCGATCGGGGACGAGGCATCCGACGTAATCCACCTTTTGATTCTACTTATAACGATGAAGGGAACAATTGACGATCTCTTAAAGATGATCTATATCCACCCTGCGTTACCCGAAATTGCGCGTAACGCGGCAAGAAAGGCGAACGAAATTTTACAAACAACATAA
- a CDS encoding hydroxyacylglutathione hydrolase C-terminal domain-containing protein has product MENQGWNLDFILNTHEHADHTSGNEGLFRKYKPIVYSHPGGIGKIPHATHPIKKGDRILASSKEHLEILDTPGHTFCHVCLKLVEQEKAKALFTGDTLFNAGVGNCYRGGDPEILAQTVLEQIYPLENEILLYPGHDYLESNLKFTLSLDPSNQDAIDTLEESARLQKDVEFLTTNLGKEKKINTFLQCDHPSEDLKKNVQKKSDLKLLPNDPKSLFVSLRSLRDHW; this is encoded by the coding sequence TTGGAGAATCAAGGATGGAATCTCGACTTTATCCTGAACACACACGAACACGCGGATCACACATCCGGAAACGAAGGACTCTTTCGAAAATACAAACCGATCGTATATTCTCATCCGGGAGGAATCGGAAAAATTCCACACGCGACTCATCCTATAAAAAAGGGAGACCGAATTCTCGCTTCCTCTAAGGAACACTTAGAAATTTTAGATACTCCCGGCCATACCTTTTGTCATGTCTGTCTTAAACTCGTAGAACAAGAAAAGGCAAAGGCACTCTTTACGGGTGATACCCTTTTCAACGCGGGTGTGGGAAATTGTTACCGAGGAGGCGACCCCGAGATTCTTGCCCAAACGGTTCTCGAACAAATCTATCCCTTGGAAAACGAGATTCTTCTTTATCCCGGACACGACTATTTAGAATCCAATCTGAAATTTACTCTCTCCTTAGATCCTTCCAATCAAGACGCGATTGATACGCTGGAAGAATCCGCTCGTTTGCAAAAAGACGTAGAATTCTTAACAACCAATCTCGGGAAAGAGAAGAAGATCAATACATTCCTTCAGTGCGATCATCCGTCCGAGGATTTGAAAAAGAACGTTCAAAAAAAGTCCGATCTCAAACTCCTTCCAAACGATCCAAAATCTCTTTTTGTTTCATTGCGTTCTCTGCGGGATCACTGGTAA
- a CDS encoding STAS domain-containing protein, which translates to MENFNTEILTEGTTCTIRIQGSISLKNAFALKELIIKKHGEGFSDIVLDFAGDAYLDSSGIGAIFNSQKYVTERNGSLKLKNISRDVMTILKIANLDKHLDIIR; encoded by the coding sequence GTGGAAAATTTCAACACTGAAATCCTTACAGAAGGAACAACCTGCACGATACGCATTCAAGGGAGCATCAGCCTCAAAAATGCATTTGCTCTCAAAGAGCTAATTATCAAAAAGCACGGAGAAGGTTTTTCGGATATCGTTCTGGACTTTGCGGGAGACGCGTATTTGGATTCTTCCGGAATCGGAGCCATCTTCAATTCTCAGAAATACGTGACCGAAAGAAACGGTTCTCTCAAGCTTAAGAATATCAGCAGAGACGTGATGACGATCTTAAAGATCGCAAATCTTGACAAACACTTGGATATCATCCGTTAG
- a CDS encoding MBL fold metallo-hydrolase: MRIKFWGVRGSISSSVRGESIRGKVQKILSLATPADIQSPDAIDTFLDSLSLSSWSTYGGNTTCIEIRDKKDNLVIIDGGTGLRELGNSILHEGFLEGKGKAKWIFTHTHWDHIQGIPFFVPLYSPGNVFEILSSVDNLEERLKYQHSFTHFPVPYDGFRATKNFKFIPEGKAFPVTESISAISKSVRHPGGSFSYRFEEDGKSLIFASDAEFNLDEMENIQDYLNYFRGADILVFDTQYTFEESLQKIDWGHSSASMATDIALRANVKKLVMFHHDPSYDDEKLDAVYLRALKYKEMFDPDNQLQIIMAYEGLELEV; this comes from the coding sequence ATGCGCATAAAATTTTGGGGTGTACGCGGGTCCATTTCCTCCTCTGTGAGAGGAGAATCTATACGTGGCAAAGTACAAAAAATTCTCAGCCTAGCAACTCCCGCGGATATTCAGAGTCCGGACGCCATCGATACGTTCTTAGATTCTCTTTCTCTCTCCAGTTGGAGCACCTACGGTGGGAACACGACTTGTATCGAGATCCGAGATAAGAAAGACAATCTCGTAATCATCGACGGAGGAACCGGTTTGAGAGAACTCGGTAATTCCATTTTGCATGAAGGTTTTTTAGAAGGAAAGGGAAAGGCAAAGTGGATCTTCACTCACACTCATTGGGATCATATCCAAGGGATTCCTTTTTTTGTTCCTCTCTATTCCCCCGGTAACGTATTCGAGATTCTGAGTTCCGTTGACAATTTAGAAGAACGACTCAAATACCAACACAGTTTTACTCATTTTCCGGTTCCTTACGACGGGTTTCGAGCTACGAAGAATTTTAAATTCATTCCGGAAGGAAAGGCGTTTCCAGTAACGGAATCCATTTCCGCGATTTCAAAATCGGTTCGTCATCCCGGAGGAAGTTTTTCCTATCGTTTTGAAGAAGATGGAAAGTCCCTCATCTTCGCATCGGATGCCGAGTTTAATCTCGACGAAATGGAAAACATCCAAGACTATCTCAATTACTTTCGCGGCGCTGATATTCTGGTCTTTGATACACAATATACTTTTGAAGAATCTCTTCAGAAGATTGACTGGGGACACAGTTCCGCTTCGATGGCAACCGATATCGCGCTTCGTGCAAACGTCAAAAAACTCGTGATGTTTCATCACGATCCTTCGTATGACGACGAAAAGTTGGACGCGGTTTACTTGCGTGCTTTAAAATACAAAGAGATGTTTGATCCGGACAATCAACTGCAGATCATCATGGCCTATGAAGGTCTGGAACTCGAAGTCTAA